One genomic segment of Penaeus chinensis breed Huanghai No. 1 chromosome 13, ASM1920278v2, whole genome shotgun sequence includes these proteins:
- the LOC125031682 gene encoding protein draper-like isoform X1 produces MWAAGAVWAVALGVVVLTPTVASLGGPNVCTKQETYTSFVNVSYTKAYRVRTYTYCFSIPPKCSKYKIAYKTSFKTQSQTKTRTVDVCCSGFTRVPAEDRCIPICSQDCIHGVCVKPDECRCEAGYSGPSCNISNLMEFGIDDTVHNALVPCSGPQCYVSCPEGKWGMGCIHDCPCLHEGKCDPLYGNCSCHAGWIGPYCEEKCQDGYYGADCKDRCRCQNGGTCDHVSGACQCSPGWTGPLCEKSCPEGTHGTACSNKCACQNGGHCDPVNGKCQCPPGWTGDVCANPCPQGTWGRNCSELCDCYNSATCDHITGRCKCPSGYIGNKCQEECPLGTYGVNCTESCNCRNGATCSHISGRCFCKDGWLGADCSMPACPPDQFGPGCSQICSCEKHNTERCHPWTGECECKAGWAGETCSRACPFYKYGEKCQNSCNCKNGAFCDPVDGTCICAPGYNGKDCSEHCPKHKYGQNCELDCRCKNALGCSHESGKCICSPGWGGQQCSLTCPLGLYGGNCTEVCDCQNNGSCDPVTGKCTCGPGHFGDKCQKTCDQGFHGMGCINHCACVGPNVEGCDPVTGRCICKPSFRGVSCESRCPRGNYGESCTKRCDCKNNGSCNYQNGKCICERGWHGANCNTPCRPGKYGVNCNQNCPSCVHGNGTCDAQEGTCVCAAGWRGARCDRTCPSGYWGFGCSTECRCRNGAECNPETGECHCLPGWRGADCSQPCPPGTFGYNCLQACHCRNHASCRGNDGFCECKPGWMGPGCTQTCPEGYYGRQCLNVCNCSTDNFICHPVEGCKCRYGFEGDMCDIPITSPIKTSDVPFLPTTTSGSNNAGLIVGVVSVILITIVIAIIIYYRRRLKRLKRELAVVQYTANPSTTERPKMIESKESTKLRPSNKLSQKSDQHHFDNPVYAYQTVSKSQPNLLENGNLNNGVTIKNNLSIKDDKNREWEKLGTFTFDDDISSLGAVGGHYDVPSTLQRQAARVKALEADATNPNLNIYHSIESLKDNRLVEHVYDEIKQRPPPPKDPDGEYDHLTYSRPVGEVKPHYYTMASQLRRSADQLSGDDTKTANGPTSGTFKSRRSAQSSSSSNELNISRPEASLDDEYARLSSRADGVPKVSNLNAEASDDEYARLKVNNLDVTVDSGKRGAYAKFDDEFNVTANTTLEDSDTSHNSAAEMEVLTPDDNV; encoded by the exons GTACACAAGTTTTGTGAATGTGTCCTACACAAAAGCATATAGAGTACGAACTTACACGTACTGCTTCAGCATTCCGCCCAAGTGTTCCAAGTACAAGATTGCGTATAAGACTTCTTTCAAAACACAG AGCCAAACCAAAACCCGGACTGTGGATGTGTGTTGTTCGGGTTTCACAAGAGTGCCAGCAGAAGACCGGTGCATACCAATATGCTCCCAAGACTGCATACATGGGGTTTGTGTGAAACCAGATGAGTGCCGTTGTGAAGCAGGTTACTCAGGCCCAAGCTGTAATATAA GCAACTTGATGGAGTTTGGTATTGACGACACAGTGCATAATGCCCTGGTTCCGTGCTCTGGCCCGCAGTGCTATGTTT CATGTCCAGAAGGGAAATGGGGTATGGGATGCATCCATGACTGTCCCTGTTTACACGAGGGGAAATGTGACCCACTGTATGGGAATTGCTCATGTCATGCTGGCTGGATTGGTCCTTATTGTGAAGAAAAATGCCAGGATGGGTATTATGGAGCA GATTGTAAAGATCGCTGCCGCTGTCAGAATGGAGGGACTTGTGACCATGTCTCTGGGGCATGCCAATGCTCCCCTGGCTGGACAGGACCCCTTTGTGAGAAGTCTTGTCCAGAGGGCACACACGGCACTGCCTGCAGTAACAAATGTGCCTGTCAAAATGGTGGACACTGTGACCCTGTCAATGGGAAATGTCAGTGTCCTCCTGGTTGGACG GGAGATGTGTGTGCCAACCCATGTCCTCAGGGCACCTGGGGACGCAACTGCTCAGAGCTTTGTGATTGTTACAATTCTGCAACATGTGACCACATAACAGGTCGCTGCAAGTGCCCTTCAGGATATATAGGAAATaag TGTCAAGAGGAATGTCCTTTAGGGACGTATGGGGTTAACTGCACAGAATCTTGCAACTGTCGCAATGGAGCCACTTGTTCCCATATCAGTGGAAGATGTTTCTGCAAGGATGGATGGTTGGGCGCCGATTGCTCAATGCCAGCGTGTCCACCAGATCAGTTTGGACCTGGATGTTCACAAATTTGTTCCTGTGAAAAACATAACACTGAAAG ATGTCATCCTTGGAcgggtgagtgtgagtgcaaaGCTGGCTGGGCAGGTGAGACTTGTAGTCGAGCCTGCCCCTTCTACAAGTATGGAGAGAAGTGCCAAAATAGTTGCAACTGCAAGAATGGGGCTTTTTGTGACCCTGTAGATGGCACTTGCATCTGTGCACCAG GGTACAATGGAAAAGATTGCAGTGAACACTGTCCAAAACACAAGTATGGTCAGAACTGTGAATTGGATTGCCGCTGTAAAAATGCTCTTGGCTGCTCCCATGAGAGTGGAAAGTGCATTTGTAGTCCAG GTTGGGGTGGCCAGCAGTGTTCCCTAACATGTCCACTAGGTTTGTATGGTGGAAACTGCACTGAAGTGTGTGACTGCCAGAACAATGGTTCTTGCGACCCAGTCACTGGAAAATGCACCTGTGGTCCAGGCCATTTCGGGGACAAGTGCCAAAAGACATGCGATCAGGGCTTCCATGGTATGGGCTGTATTAATCATTGTGCGTGTGTTGGACCCAATGTTGAAGGCTGTGACCCAGTCACTGGTAGATGCATCTGCAAGCCCAGTTTCCGTG gTGTGAGCTGTGAATCTAGATGTCCCCGTGGAAATTATGGTGAATCTTGCACAAAGAGATGTGACTGCAAGAACAATGGGTCCTGCAATTATCAGAACGGAAAATGCATCTGCGAGCGAGGGTGGCATGGTGCCAATTGCAACACTCCTTGTAGGCCTGGCAAATATGGGGTTAACTGCAACCAGAACTGCCCATCTTGTGTGCATG GAAATGGTACATGTGATGCACAGGAAGGGACTTGTGTTTGTGCAGCAGGATGGCGGGGAGCAAGATGTGATCGGACTTGTCCTTCAGGATACTGGGGATTTGGCTGTAGTACGGAATGCAGATGTCGTAATGGAGCAGAGTGTAACCCAGAAACAG GAGAGTGTCACTGTCTTCCCGGTTGGAGAGGTGCTGACTGCTCACAACCTTGCCCTCCTGGGACCTTTGGCTACAACTGCCTTCAAGCATGTCATTGTCGAAACCATGCTTCTTGCAGAGGCAATGATGGGTTCTGTGAGTGCAAGCCAGGATGGATGGGACCAGGGTGTACACAGA CTTGCCCAGAAGGTTATTATGGACGACAGTGCCTGAATGTGTGCAACTGCAGCACTGATAATTTTATTTGTCATCCTGTTGAAGGCTGTAAATGTCGTTATGGATTTGAAG GTGACATGTGTGATATCCCAATTACAAGTCCCATCAAAACAAGTGATGTTCCCTTCCTCCCAACGACGACAAGTGGATCAAATAATGCTGGACTTATTGTTGGCGTCGTGTCAGTCATtctcatcaccattgtcattgcaATCATAATATACTACAG acgaagattaaaaagattaaaaagagagCTTGCTGTTGTCCAGTATACAGCTAATCCATCAACAACAG AACGCCCCAAGATGatcgagagcaaagagagcactAAGCTTCGTCCTTCTAATAAGCTCTCACAGAAGTCCG ATCAACACCACTTTGACAATCCGGTATATGCATACCAGACTGTAAGCAAGTCGCAGCCAAACCTCCTAGAGAATGGAAACTTAAACAACGGTGTCACCATTaagaataacctctcaataaaagatgataagaatAGAGAGTGGGAAAAATTAGGCACTTTCACCTTTGACGATGACATTAGTAGTTTAG GTGCTGTAGGGGGTCATTATGATGTGCCATCGACCCTTCAGAGGCAAGCAGCGCGAGTGAAAGCATTAGAAGCCGATGCCACTAACCCAAACcttaatatttatcattctattGAAAGTTTAAAGGATAACCGCCTTGTAGAACATGTGTATGATGAAATAAAACAGCGACCTCCTCCTCCGAAAGATCCAG ATGGTGAATATGATCACTTGACATATTCGCGTCCAGTGGGTGAAGTGAAGCCTCATTACTACACCATGGCCTCTCAGCTCCGGCGATCTGCTGACCAACTCTCAGGCGATGACACAAAGACTGCCAATGGACCTACAAGTGGAACTTTCAAGAGTAGACGTTCAGCCCAGTCATCTTCGTCATCCAACGAACTAAACATTTCCCGGCCAGAAGCATCACTGGATGACGAATATGCCCGCCTGTCAAGCCGTGCAGATGGTGTACCCAAAGTCAGTAACCTTAATGCAGAAGCAAGTGATGATGAGTATGCAAGGCTCAAGGTTAACAATCTTGATGTTACTGTTGACTCGGGTAAGCGTGGTGCATATGCAAAATTTGATGATGAATTTAACGTCACAGCCAATACAACACTAGAGGACTCGGACACCAGTCATAACAGTGCTGCTGAAATGGAGGTTCTGACACCTGATGACAATGTTTGA
- the LOC125031682 gene encoding protein draper-like isoform X2 yields MWAAGAVWAVALGVVVLTPTVASLGGPNVCTKQETYTSFVNVSYTKAYRVRTYTYCFSIPPKCSKYKIAYKTSFKTQSQTKTRTVDVCCSGFTRVPAEDRCIPICSQDCIHGVCVKPDECRCEAGYSGPSCNISNLMEFGIDDTVHNALVPCSGPQCYVSCPEGKWGMGCIHDCPCLHEGKCDPLYGNCSCHAGWIGPYCEEKCQDGYYGADCKDRCRCQNGGTCDHVSGACQCSPGWTGPLCEKSCPEGTHGTACSNKCACQNGGHCDPVNGKCQCPPGWTGDVCANPCPQGTWGRNCSELCDCYNSATCDHITGRCKCPSGYIGNKCQEECPLGTYGVNCTESCNCRNGATCSHISGRCFCKDGWLGADCSMPACPPDQFGPGCSQICSCEKHNTERCHPWTGECECKAGWAGETCSRACPFYKYGEKCQNSCNCKNGAFCDPVDGTCICAPGYNGKDCSEHCPKHKYGQNCELDCRCKNALGCSHESGKCICSPGWGGQQCSLTCPLGLYGGNCTEVCDCQNNGSCDPVTGKCTCGPGHFGDKCQKTCDQGFHGMGCINHCACVGPNVEGCDPVTGRCICKPSFRGVSCESRCPRGNYGESCTKRCDCKNNGSCNYQNGKCICERGWHGANCNTPCRPGKYGVNCNQNCPSCVHGNGTCDAQEGTCVCAAGWRGARCDRTCPSGYWGFGCSTECRCRNGAECNPETGECHCLPGWRGADCSQPCPPGTFGYNCLQACHCRNHASCRGNDGFCECKPGWMGPGCTQTCPEGYYGRQCLNVCNCSTDNFICHPVEGCKCRYGFEGDMCDIPITSPIKTSDVPFLPTTTSGSNNAGLIVGVVSVILITIVIAIIIYYRRRLKRLKRELAVVQYTANPSTTDQHHFDNPVYAYQTVSKSQPNLLENGNLNNGVTIKNNLSIKDDKNREWEKLGTFTFDDDISSLGAVGGHYDVPSTLQRQAARVKALEADATNPNLNIYHSIESLKDNRLVEHVYDEIKQRPPPPKDPDGEYDHLTYSRPVGEVKPHYYTMASQLRRSADQLSGDDTKTANGPTSGTFKSRRSAQSSSSSNELNISRPEASLDDEYARLSSRADGVPKVSNLNAEASDDEYARLKVNNLDVTVDSGKRGAYAKFDDEFNVTANTTLEDSDTSHNSAAEMEVLTPDDNV; encoded by the exons GTACACAAGTTTTGTGAATGTGTCCTACACAAAAGCATATAGAGTACGAACTTACACGTACTGCTTCAGCATTCCGCCCAAGTGTTCCAAGTACAAGATTGCGTATAAGACTTCTTTCAAAACACAG AGCCAAACCAAAACCCGGACTGTGGATGTGTGTTGTTCGGGTTTCACAAGAGTGCCAGCAGAAGACCGGTGCATACCAATATGCTCCCAAGACTGCATACATGGGGTTTGTGTGAAACCAGATGAGTGCCGTTGTGAAGCAGGTTACTCAGGCCCAAGCTGTAATATAA GCAACTTGATGGAGTTTGGTATTGACGACACAGTGCATAATGCCCTGGTTCCGTGCTCTGGCCCGCAGTGCTATGTTT CATGTCCAGAAGGGAAATGGGGTATGGGATGCATCCATGACTGTCCCTGTTTACACGAGGGGAAATGTGACCCACTGTATGGGAATTGCTCATGTCATGCTGGCTGGATTGGTCCTTATTGTGAAGAAAAATGCCAGGATGGGTATTATGGAGCA GATTGTAAAGATCGCTGCCGCTGTCAGAATGGAGGGACTTGTGACCATGTCTCTGGGGCATGCCAATGCTCCCCTGGCTGGACAGGACCCCTTTGTGAGAAGTCTTGTCCAGAGGGCACACACGGCACTGCCTGCAGTAACAAATGTGCCTGTCAAAATGGTGGACACTGTGACCCTGTCAATGGGAAATGTCAGTGTCCTCCTGGTTGGACG GGAGATGTGTGTGCCAACCCATGTCCTCAGGGCACCTGGGGACGCAACTGCTCAGAGCTTTGTGATTGTTACAATTCTGCAACATGTGACCACATAACAGGTCGCTGCAAGTGCCCTTCAGGATATATAGGAAATaag TGTCAAGAGGAATGTCCTTTAGGGACGTATGGGGTTAACTGCACAGAATCTTGCAACTGTCGCAATGGAGCCACTTGTTCCCATATCAGTGGAAGATGTTTCTGCAAGGATGGATGGTTGGGCGCCGATTGCTCAATGCCAGCGTGTCCACCAGATCAGTTTGGACCTGGATGTTCACAAATTTGTTCCTGTGAAAAACATAACACTGAAAG ATGTCATCCTTGGAcgggtgagtgtgagtgcaaaGCTGGCTGGGCAGGTGAGACTTGTAGTCGAGCCTGCCCCTTCTACAAGTATGGAGAGAAGTGCCAAAATAGTTGCAACTGCAAGAATGGGGCTTTTTGTGACCCTGTAGATGGCACTTGCATCTGTGCACCAG GGTACAATGGAAAAGATTGCAGTGAACACTGTCCAAAACACAAGTATGGTCAGAACTGTGAATTGGATTGCCGCTGTAAAAATGCTCTTGGCTGCTCCCATGAGAGTGGAAAGTGCATTTGTAGTCCAG GTTGGGGTGGCCAGCAGTGTTCCCTAACATGTCCACTAGGTTTGTATGGTGGAAACTGCACTGAAGTGTGTGACTGCCAGAACAATGGTTCTTGCGACCCAGTCACTGGAAAATGCACCTGTGGTCCAGGCCATTTCGGGGACAAGTGCCAAAAGACATGCGATCAGGGCTTCCATGGTATGGGCTGTATTAATCATTGTGCGTGTGTTGGACCCAATGTTGAAGGCTGTGACCCAGTCACTGGTAGATGCATCTGCAAGCCCAGTTTCCGTG gTGTGAGCTGTGAATCTAGATGTCCCCGTGGAAATTATGGTGAATCTTGCACAAAGAGATGTGACTGCAAGAACAATGGGTCCTGCAATTATCAGAACGGAAAATGCATCTGCGAGCGAGGGTGGCATGGTGCCAATTGCAACACTCCTTGTAGGCCTGGCAAATATGGGGTTAACTGCAACCAGAACTGCCCATCTTGTGTGCATG GAAATGGTACATGTGATGCACAGGAAGGGACTTGTGTTTGTGCAGCAGGATGGCGGGGAGCAAGATGTGATCGGACTTGTCCTTCAGGATACTGGGGATTTGGCTGTAGTACGGAATGCAGATGTCGTAATGGAGCAGAGTGTAACCCAGAAACAG GAGAGTGTCACTGTCTTCCCGGTTGGAGAGGTGCTGACTGCTCACAACCTTGCCCTCCTGGGACCTTTGGCTACAACTGCCTTCAAGCATGTCATTGTCGAAACCATGCTTCTTGCAGAGGCAATGATGGGTTCTGTGAGTGCAAGCCAGGATGGATGGGACCAGGGTGTACACAGA CTTGCCCAGAAGGTTATTATGGACGACAGTGCCTGAATGTGTGCAACTGCAGCACTGATAATTTTATTTGTCATCCTGTTGAAGGCTGTAAATGTCGTTATGGATTTGAAG GTGACATGTGTGATATCCCAATTACAAGTCCCATCAAAACAAGTGATGTTCCCTTCCTCCCAACGACGACAAGTGGATCAAATAATGCTGGACTTATTGTTGGCGTCGTGTCAGTCATtctcatcaccattgtcattgcaATCATAATATACTACAG acgaagattaaaaagattaaaaagagagCTTGCTGTTGTCCAGTATACAGCTAATCCATCAACAACAG ATCAACACCACTTTGACAATCCGGTATATGCATACCAGACTGTAAGCAAGTCGCAGCCAAACCTCCTAGAGAATGGAAACTTAAACAACGGTGTCACCATTaagaataacctctcaataaaagatgataagaatAGAGAGTGGGAAAAATTAGGCACTTTCACCTTTGACGATGACATTAGTAGTTTAG GTGCTGTAGGGGGTCATTATGATGTGCCATCGACCCTTCAGAGGCAAGCAGCGCGAGTGAAAGCATTAGAAGCCGATGCCACTAACCCAAACcttaatatttatcattctattGAAAGTTTAAAGGATAACCGCCTTGTAGAACATGTGTATGATGAAATAAAACAGCGACCTCCTCCTCCGAAAGATCCAG ATGGTGAATATGATCACTTGACATATTCGCGTCCAGTGGGTGAAGTGAAGCCTCATTACTACACCATGGCCTCTCAGCTCCGGCGATCTGCTGACCAACTCTCAGGCGATGACACAAAGACTGCCAATGGACCTACAAGTGGAACTTTCAAGAGTAGACGTTCAGCCCAGTCATCTTCGTCATCCAACGAACTAAACATTTCCCGGCCAGAAGCATCACTGGATGACGAATATGCCCGCCTGTCAAGCCGTGCAGATGGTGTACCCAAAGTCAGTAACCTTAATGCAGAAGCAAGTGATGATGAGTATGCAAGGCTCAAGGTTAACAATCTTGATGTTACTGTTGACTCGGGTAAGCGTGGTGCATATGCAAAATTTGATGATGAATTTAACGTCACAGCCAATACAACACTAGAGGACTCGGACACCAGTCATAACAGTGCTGCTGAAATGGAGGTTCTGACACCTGATGACAATGTTTGA
- the LOC125031682 gene encoding protein draper-like isoform X4, which produces MWAAGAVWAVALGVVVLTPTVASLGGPNVCTKQETYTSFVNVSYTKAYRVRTYTYCFSIPPKCSKYKIAYKTSFKTQSQTKTRTVDVCCSGFTRVPAEDRCIPICSQDCIHGVCVKPDECRCEAGYSGPSCNISNLMEFGIDDTVHNALVPCSGPQCYVSCPEGKWGMGCIHDCPCLHEGKCDPLYGNCSCHAGWIGPYCEEKCQDGYYGADCKDRCRCQNGGTCDHVSGACQCSPGWTGPLCEKSCPEGTHGTACSNKCACQNGGHCDPVNGKCQCPPGWTGDVCANPCPQGTWGRNCSELCDCYNSATCDHITGRCKCPSGYIGNKCQEECPLGTYGVNCTESCNCRNGATCSHISGRCFCKDGWLGADCSMPACPPDQFGPGCSQICSCEKHNTERCHPWTGECECKAGWAGETCSRACPFYKYGEKCQNSCNCKNGAFCDPVDGTCICAPGYNGKDCSEHCPKHKYGQNCELDCRCKNALGCSHESGKCICSPGWGGQQCSLTCPLGLYGGNCTEVCDCQNNGSCDPVTGKCTCGPGHFGDKCQKTCDQGFHGMGCINHCACVGPNVEGCDPVTGRCICKPSFRGVSCESRCPRGNYGESCTKRCDCKNNGSCNYQNGKCICERGWHGANCNTPCRPGKYGVNCNQNCPSCVHGNGTCDAQEGTCVCAAGWRGARCDRTCPSGYWGFGCSTECRCRNGAECNPETGECHCLPGWRGADCSQPCPPGTFGYNCLQACHCRNHASCRGNDGFCECKPGWMGPGCTQTCPEGYYGRQCLNVCNCSTDNFICHPVEGCKCRYGFEGDMCDIPITSPIKTSDVPFLPTTTSGSNNAGLIVGVVSVILITIVIAIIIYYRRRLKRLKRELAVVQYTANPSTTERPKMIESKESTKLRPSNKLSQKSDQHHFDNPVYAYQTVSKSQPNLLENGNLNNGVTIKNNLSIKDDKNREWEKLGTFTFDDDISSLDGEYDHLTYSRPVGEVKPHYYTMASQLRRSADQLSGDDTKTANGPTSGTFKSRRSAQSSSSSNELNISRPEASLDDEYARLSSRADGVPKVSNLNAEASDDEYARLKVNNLDVTVDSGKRGAYAKFDDEFNVTANTTLEDSDTSHNSAAEMEVLTPDDNV; this is translated from the exons GTACACAAGTTTTGTGAATGTGTCCTACACAAAAGCATATAGAGTACGAACTTACACGTACTGCTTCAGCATTCCGCCCAAGTGTTCCAAGTACAAGATTGCGTATAAGACTTCTTTCAAAACACAG AGCCAAACCAAAACCCGGACTGTGGATGTGTGTTGTTCGGGTTTCACAAGAGTGCCAGCAGAAGACCGGTGCATACCAATATGCTCCCAAGACTGCATACATGGGGTTTGTGTGAAACCAGATGAGTGCCGTTGTGAAGCAGGTTACTCAGGCCCAAGCTGTAATATAA GCAACTTGATGGAGTTTGGTATTGACGACACAGTGCATAATGCCCTGGTTCCGTGCTCTGGCCCGCAGTGCTATGTTT CATGTCCAGAAGGGAAATGGGGTATGGGATGCATCCATGACTGTCCCTGTTTACACGAGGGGAAATGTGACCCACTGTATGGGAATTGCTCATGTCATGCTGGCTGGATTGGTCCTTATTGTGAAGAAAAATGCCAGGATGGGTATTATGGAGCA GATTGTAAAGATCGCTGCCGCTGTCAGAATGGAGGGACTTGTGACCATGTCTCTGGGGCATGCCAATGCTCCCCTGGCTGGACAGGACCCCTTTGTGAGAAGTCTTGTCCAGAGGGCACACACGGCACTGCCTGCAGTAACAAATGTGCCTGTCAAAATGGTGGACACTGTGACCCTGTCAATGGGAAATGTCAGTGTCCTCCTGGTTGGACG GGAGATGTGTGTGCCAACCCATGTCCTCAGGGCACCTGGGGACGCAACTGCTCAGAGCTTTGTGATTGTTACAATTCTGCAACATGTGACCACATAACAGGTCGCTGCAAGTGCCCTTCAGGATATATAGGAAATaag TGTCAAGAGGAATGTCCTTTAGGGACGTATGGGGTTAACTGCACAGAATCTTGCAACTGTCGCAATGGAGCCACTTGTTCCCATATCAGTGGAAGATGTTTCTGCAAGGATGGATGGTTGGGCGCCGATTGCTCAATGCCAGCGTGTCCACCAGATCAGTTTGGACCTGGATGTTCACAAATTTGTTCCTGTGAAAAACATAACACTGAAAG ATGTCATCCTTGGAcgggtgagtgtgagtgcaaaGCTGGCTGGGCAGGTGAGACTTGTAGTCGAGCCTGCCCCTTCTACAAGTATGGAGAGAAGTGCCAAAATAGTTGCAACTGCAAGAATGGGGCTTTTTGTGACCCTGTAGATGGCACTTGCATCTGTGCACCAG GGTACAATGGAAAAGATTGCAGTGAACACTGTCCAAAACACAAGTATGGTCAGAACTGTGAATTGGATTGCCGCTGTAAAAATGCTCTTGGCTGCTCCCATGAGAGTGGAAAGTGCATTTGTAGTCCAG GTTGGGGTGGCCAGCAGTGTTCCCTAACATGTCCACTAGGTTTGTATGGTGGAAACTGCACTGAAGTGTGTGACTGCCAGAACAATGGTTCTTGCGACCCAGTCACTGGAAAATGCACCTGTGGTCCAGGCCATTTCGGGGACAAGTGCCAAAAGACATGCGATCAGGGCTTCCATGGTATGGGCTGTATTAATCATTGTGCGTGTGTTGGACCCAATGTTGAAGGCTGTGACCCAGTCACTGGTAGATGCATCTGCAAGCCCAGTTTCCGTG gTGTGAGCTGTGAATCTAGATGTCCCCGTGGAAATTATGGTGAATCTTGCACAAAGAGATGTGACTGCAAGAACAATGGGTCCTGCAATTATCAGAACGGAAAATGCATCTGCGAGCGAGGGTGGCATGGTGCCAATTGCAACACTCCTTGTAGGCCTGGCAAATATGGGGTTAACTGCAACCAGAACTGCCCATCTTGTGTGCATG GAAATGGTACATGTGATGCACAGGAAGGGACTTGTGTTTGTGCAGCAGGATGGCGGGGAGCAAGATGTGATCGGACTTGTCCTTCAGGATACTGGGGATTTGGCTGTAGTACGGAATGCAGATGTCGTAATGGAGCAGAGTGTAACCCAGAAACAG GAGAGTGTCACTGTCTTCCCGGTTGGAGAGGTGCTGACTGCTCACAACCTTGCCCTCCTGGGACCTTTGGCTACAACTGCCTTCAAGCATGTCATTGTCGAAACCATGCTTCTTGCAGAGGCAATGATGGGTTCTGTGAGTGCAAGCCAGGATGGATGGGACCAGGGTGTACACAGA CTTGCCCAGAAGGTTATTATGGACGACAGTGCCTGAATGTGTGCAACTGCAGCACTGATAATTTTATTTGTCATCCTGTTGAAGGCTGTAAATGTCGTTATGGATTTGAAG GTGACATGTGTGATATCCCAATTACAAGTCCCATCAAAACAAGTGATGTTCCCTTCCTCCCAACGACGACAAGTGGATCAAATAATGCTGGACTTATTGTTGGCGTCGTGTCAGTCATtctcatcaccattgtcattgcaATCATAATATACTACAG acgaagattaaaaagattaaaaagagagCTTGCTGTTGTCCAGTATACAGCTAATCCATCAACAACAG AACGCCCCAAGATGatcgagagcaaagagagcactAAGCTTCGTCCTTCTAATAAGCTCTCACAGAAGTCCG ATCAACACCACTTTGACAATCCGGTATATGCATACCAGACTGTAAGCAAGTCGCAGCCAAACCTCCTAGAGAATGGAAACTTAAACAACGGTGTCACCATTaagaataacctctcaataaaagatgataagaatAGAGAGTGGGAAAAATTAGGCACTTTCACCTTTGACGATGACATTAGTAGTTTAG ATGGTGAATATGATCACTTGACATATTCGCGTCCAGTGGGTGAAGTGAAGCCTCATTACTACACCATGGCCTCTCAGCTCCGGCGATCTGCTGACCAACTCTCAGGCGATGACACAAAGACTGCCAATGGACCTACAAGTGGAACTTTCAAGAGTAGACGTTCAGCCCAGTCATCTTCGTCATCCAACGAACTAAACATTTCCCGGCCAGAAGCATCACTGGATGACGAATATGCCCGCCTGTCAAGCCGTGCAGATGGTGTACCCAAAGTCAGTAACCTTAATGCAGAAGCAAGTGATGATGAGTATGCAAGGCTCAAGGTTAACAATCTTGATGTTACTGTTGACTCGGGTAAGCGTGGTGCATATGCAAAATTTGATGATGAATTTAACGTCACAGCCAATACAACACTAGAGGACTCGGACACCAGTCATAACAGTGCTGCTGAAATGGAGGTTCTGACACCTGATGACAATGTTTGA